The genomic stretch AAACGGCTGATTCTGAAATGCAGACACGTAGCAGTGAGTggttgcaaaaaaaccccaaacctaaaccaaatgagagggaaaaaacccaacagttcAACAAAAACCCCTCACCTTGACTCTGCTTAAGCAGAGACAGATAGCAAAGCAGTTGAGCCAAAAGGGTGCCTTCCTTCCTATTTTCAGGGGCTTGACCTAAACCTTCTCTTAAGGTCTGAATCTATTTGTAGAAGTCGGTATAATAACAGCACTGTGGCTCACCTATTTTTTTGTGAAAGGTTAAGGCTTGAAAACACCTGAAAAAGACTGACAATGGGGCACCTGGCTAGACTTGTGCTTCTTTAATGTAAACCTCTTCACAAGTACAAATGCAGCTGTCCCAAGGGGTCCTTAGTCATCATTAGATCTGGTTGTGAACTGAATAAATACAGTTCATATAATCAATAATTATGCTCACCAAGCTATAGCAACTAAGGGTTTGATGTTAAAAGCCTGGAGGCCTCTCCAGAGAGGAGTCTGCTCCATCTGTGGGTGGTTTATTCCCCAGCTGGAGTACATCTTCCTACTGCTGAACTGTCAGGATTGCCCAGCATCTGCGTGTGCCTTCAGGATTTTCTGATGCAATCCGAGGTGGTATTTGATTGCTACTATTAAATCAGTGCTTAGTAGTTTTCCTAAACTATTAATCTCTCTCAAAAGAGAAATCATtatgtgttggggttttttaaactctttaaTTGCAGTTTTGTTGTAATGGTTCTCTTGTTACAATGTACAATTACTTccacaggcaggaaaagcaTTTAGGAAATTTCTTCCCCTCTTTGATCGTGTACTGGTTGAGCGATGTGCAGCTGAGACAGTAACCAAAGGAGGAATCATGATACCAGAAAAATCCCAAGGGAAGGTACTACAAGCAACAGTAGTAGCAGTTGGATCTGGAGCCAGAGGAAAGGTAATTACCCTGAAGCATTACTTTGAGTAGAACTAGTAGTGGTGTGGTGGTAGCTGGGATATTGCCGTAGGAGTGG from Corvus hawaiiensis isolate bCorHaw1 chromosome 7, bCorHaw1.pri.cur, whole genome shotgun sequence encodes the following:
- the LOC125328300 gene encoding 10 kDa heat shock protein, mitochondrial isoform X2 yields the protein MAGKAFRKFLPLFDRVLVERCAAETVTKGGIMIPEKSQGKVLQATVVAVGSGARGKNGEIQPVSVKVGEKVLLPEYGGTKIVLEDKDYYLFRDGDILGKYVD